The following are encoded in a window of Amycolatopsis lexingtonensis genomic DNA:
- a CDS encoding universal stress protein: MTDRNPTIVVGTDGSAASATAVSWAAELASSRHLGLEIVHGLPIAALGHGEGLPGIDVLVDAIRQDGERIVAVARKLAASVDPDLVITTETPIEAPAPLLAERSRRARMVVVGATGSSGLAGMLLGTTAATLVSHAHSPVAVIRGRRGSAPVWRPGPVVAGVDGSPPSELALAAAFEEASARGAPLVAVHAWSDVADEDFSGTIRIMPRWAAVKDDEERLLAQRLAGWQEKYPDVEIRRVLRRDRPRHALLEAAEEAQLVVVGSRGRGGFTGMLLGSTGQALVRHAGCPVLVVRPEDPVAE, from the coding sequence ATGACGGACCGGAACCCCACGATCGTCGTGGGGACCGACGGCTCGGCAGCATCGGCGACGGCCGTGTCGTGGGCCGCCGAGCTGGCCTCCTCCCGTCATCTCGGCCTCGAGATCGTGCACGGCCTGCCGATCGCCGCGCTCGGTCACGGCGAAGGCTTGCCGGGCATCGATGTCCTGGTCGACGCGATCCGCCAGGACGGCGAACGCATCGTCGCCGTCGCCCGGAAGCTGGCCGCTTCGGTCGATCCGGACCTGGTGATCACCACGGAGACGCCGATCGAGGCTCCGGCGCCGCTGCTCGCCGAACGTTCGCGGCGGGCCCGGATGGTCGTCGTCGGCGCGACCGGCTCGAGCGGCCTCGCCGGGATGCTGCTCGGCACCACCGCGGCCACCCTCGTGAGCCACGCGCACTCCCCGGTGGCGGTGATCCGGGGCCGGCGCGGATCGGCACCCGTCTGGCGGCCGGGGCCGGTGGTGGCCGGGGTCGACGGGAGCCCGCCGAGCGAGCTGGCGCTCGCCGCGGCGTTCGAGGAGGCCTCGGCACGCGGCGCGCCGCTGGTCGCGGTGCACGCCTGGAGCGACGTCGCCGACGAAGACTTCTCCGGCACCATCCGGATCATGCCGCGGTGGGCGGCGGTGAAGGACGACGAGGAACGGCTGCTCGCGCAGCGTCTGGCCGGCTGGCAGGAGAAGTACCCGGACGTCGAGATCCGCCGCGTCCTGCGCCGCGACCGCCCCCGGCACGCTTTGCTGGAAGCCGCGGAGGAGGCCCAGCTGGTCGTCGTCGGCAGCCGCGGGCGCGGCGGGTTCACCGGGATGCTGCTCGGTTCGACCGGCCAGGCGCTCGTGCGGCACGCCGGCTGCCCGGTGCTCGTGGTCCGTCCGGAGGACCCGGTCGCGGAGTGA
- a CDS encoding glycosyltransferase, protein MITFGLLSTYPPTLCGLASFTASLRAALPPGAAGGVVRAVESAAPAGGPEVVGDLVAGSPESCRAAAALLDRDDVAIVQHEYGIYGGPDGEDVLGVLELLRVPAIVVLHTVLSAPTPHQRAVLDRVLATAAAVVVMSETARARLVAGYAVPAGRLVVIPHGAPDNGGSAAVPHHSQHRQILTWGLLGPGKGIEWGIEAMALLPAQWPEPRYLVAGRTHPKVQAQQGESYRRSLQLRTERLGVRDRVRFDARYLAAASLRRLVAHAEVVLLPYDSRDQVTSGVLIEAVTSRTPVVATRFPHAVELLSGGAGLLVDHRDPAAIAHALQEILTDRAAAGRMAAAAGIVAGSLGWASVAARYSRLGAELVSARPRVVA, encoded by the coding sequence GTGATCACGTTCGGTCTCCTGAGTACTTATCCGCCCACGCTCTGCGGCCTCGCGTCGTTCACGGCCTCACTGCGCGCCGCGTTGCCGCCCGGCGCCGCGGGCGGGGTGGTCCGCGCGGTCGAGTCCGCGGCTCCCGCGGGCGGCCCCGAGGTGGTCGGGGACCTGGTCGCCGGCTCGCCGGAGAGCTGCCGCGCGGCGGCGGCCCTGCTCGACCGGGACGACGTCGCGATCGTCCAGCACGAGTACGGCATCTACGGCGGCCCGGACGGCGAAGACGTCCTGGGCGTCCTGGAACTGCTGCGCGTACCCGCGATCGTCGTGCTGCACACCGTCCTCAGCGCGCCGACACCGCACCAGCGCGCGGTCCTCGACCGCGTGCTCGCCACCGCGGCCGCGGTCGTGGTGATGAGCGAGACCGCGCGGGCCCGGCTCGTCGCCGGCTACGCCGTCCCCGCCGGCCGGCTCGTGGTGATCCCGCACGGTGCCCCCGACAACGGCGGCTCGGCGGCGGTGCCGCACCACAGCCAGCACCGCCAGATCCTGACGTGGGGCCTGCTCGGTCCCGGCAAGGGCATCGAATGGGGCATCGAGGCGATGGCCCTGCTCCCCGCCCAGTGGCCGGAGCCGCGGTACCTGGTGGCCGGCCGCACCCATCCGAAGGTGCAGGCGCAGCAAGGGGAAAGCTACCGCCGGTCGCTGCAGCTGCGGACCGAGCGGCTCGGCGTGCGGGACCGGGTCCGGTTCGACGCCCGCTACCTCGCCGCCGCGTCGCTGCGGCGCCTGGTGGCCCACGCGGAAGTGGTCCTCCTGCCCTACGACTCCCGCGACCAGGTCACCTCCGGGGTGCTCATCGAAGCCGTCACTTCGCGGACACCAGTCGTGGCGACCCGCTTCCCGCACGCCGTCGAGCTGCTCTCCGGGGGTGCGGGCCTGCTCGTGGACCACCGGGATCCGGCGGCCATCGCGCACGCGCTCCAGGAGATCCTCACCGACCGGGCCGCGGCGGGCCGGATGGCCGCGGCCGCCGGGATCGTCGCCGGCAGCCTCGGCTGGGCGTCGGTGGCCGCGCGGTACAGCCGGCTCGGCGCCGAGCTCGTCTCCGCCCGGCCCCGGGTCGTGGCGTGA
- a CDS encoding RGCVC family protein, with protein MSRIDVESGVAVAEIADPLVTACAVCPHPAESHDVIARRFCTATQAGAFTRGCVCSGGPEKAAAAMRVRK; from the coding sequence ATGTCGAGGATCGATGTCGAATCGGGTGTCGCCGTCGCGGAAATCGCCGACCCGCTGGTGACCGCCTGCGCGGTGTGTCCCCATCCCGCCGAATCGCACGACGTGATCGCGCGCCGGTTCTGCACGGCGACGCAGGCGGGCGCGTTCACCCGTGGCTGCGTCTGTTCGGGCGGACCGGAAAAAGCCGCCGCCGCGATGCGAGTCCGGAAATGA
- a CDS encoding universal stress protein, protein MHGAVVAGVDGSSSGLRAAVWAGAEALRRNRPLRLVQVYALPPVRAPIAAGAGEQVRAGLAGYAEGRLAEARAAVLARSPGLDITVAAREWNPVAALVQESQHAELVVLGSHGLGGFAGMLVGSTAVSVVAHAHCPIVVVRGRRPQDPPPDTGPVIVGTDGSSHSDGALAFGCEEARLRGVGLIAVRTWSDIVAGEVLRAHPLQNDPAEIEHVERARLADQVRPWRDKFPDLTIDLETTRGRPVRTLLERAEHAQLIVVGCRGRGGFTGMLLGSTSQALIGHSPCPVAVIRPRDAGAEEVR, encoded by the coding sequence ATGCACGGCGCCGTCGTCGCCGGGGTCGACGGCTCGTCCTCCGGGCTGCGCGCTGCGGTCTGGGCCGGTGCCGAAGCGCTCCGGCGAAACCGGCCACTGCGTCTGGTGCAGGTCTACGCGCTGCCGCCGGTGCGCGCGCCGATCGCGGCCGGGGCCGGCGAACAGGTGCGCGCCGGGCTGGCCGGGTACGCCGAAGGCCGGCTGGCCGAAGCGCGGGCCGCGGTGCTCGCGCGGTCTCCCGGCCTCGACATCACGGTCGCCGCGCGGGAATGGAACCCGGTCGCGGCCCTCGTCCAGGAGTCACAGCACGCGGAGCTGGTGGTACTGGGTTCCCACGGCCTCGGCGGGTTCGCCGGGATGCTCGTCGGCTCGACGGCCGTTTCCGTGGTCGCGCACGCGCACTGCCCGATCGTGGTGGTGCGTGGCCGGCGGCCGCAGGACCCGCCGCCGGACACCGGCCCGGTCATCGTGGGCACGGACGGCTCGTCCCACAGCGACGGCGCGCTGGCGTTCGGGTGTGAAGAGGCACGGCTGCGAGGCGTCGGGCTGATCGCGGTGCGCACCTGGAGCGACATCGTCGCCGGCGAAGTGCTCCGGGCGCATCCGTTGCAGAACGACCCCGCCGAGATCGAGCACGTCGAGCGCGCCCGGCTCGCCGACCAGGTGCGGCCCTGGCGGGACAAGTTCCCGGACCTGACGATCGACCTCGAGACCACCCGTGGCCGCCCGGTCCGGACGCTGCTCGAGCGCGCGGAGCACGCGCAGCTGATCGTGGTCGGCTGCCGGGGCCGCGGTGGCTTCACCGGGATGCTGCTCGGCTCGACCAGCCAGGCGCTGATCGGGCACTCGCCGTGCCCGGTCGCGGTGATCCGGCCCCGCGACGCGGGAGCCGAGGAGGTCCGATGA
- a CDS encoding flavodoxin domain-containing protein: MRILVAVATRHGATREIAEHLATSLGSALTDAGVAPEVEVRDVGLVSSLEGFDAVVLGSSVHRGQWLDPARKFAESFSDGLRWLPVWLFSRGPVDERDEPARELARQLAARDHRVFDGTADRPLIRAWGHEIGAILAAAAVAGSAS; encoded by the coding sequence ATGAGAATCCTCGTTGCGGTGGCCACCCGGCACGGCGCCACCCGGGAAATCGCCGAGCACCTCGCCACGTCGCTCGGCTCCGCGCTGACCGACGCCGGAGTGGCGCCCGAGGTCGAGGTGCGCGACGTCGGGCTCGTCTCTTCGCTCGAGGGCTTCGACGCCGTGGTGCTCGGCAGCTCCGTGCACCGGGGACAGTGGCTCGACCCGGCCCGGAAGTTCGCGGAGTCCTTTTCGGACGGTCTGCGGTGGCTGCCGGTCTGGCTGTTCTCCCGCGGTCCGGTGGACGAGCGGGACGAGCCCGCCCGCGAACTCGCCCGGCAGCTGGCGGCCCGCGACCACCGGGTGTTCGACGGGACCGCCGACCGGCCGCTGATCCGGGCCTGGGGCCACGAGATCGGCGCGATCCTGGCCGCCGCGGCCGTCGCCGGGAGTGCGTCGTGA
- a CDS encoding AraC family transcriptional regulator, with product MPDVSVETGPTVPIQRVQQTVALALRRGWDVDALLAAAGIAPDLLAEGRSRVTAAQLASVIRALWRATDDELLGFGLAPVPRGTAHLLAHAMITAPDLGGMLRRCQGFRRAVPGFPPPELTTDGERARFTCDVQAVEDPVPLLVDTMLAVVHRFLGWAIGKRLPLHVVEVPYRRQPEIDDHDLIFGAPMAFGADRPGLVFATRWLAAPIVRGADELDGYLRDSPARFLTDGGYSTTLTGQVRARMARGLGGAWPGVEEIAAGLAMSPQTLRRRLREEGTSAREIREQILRDAAIAGLVRGQETVQALSRRLGFSEPSTFSRAFRRWTGSPPGAYQRRNA from the coding sequence GTGCCCGACGTGTCGGTCGAGACCGGCCCTACCGTCCCGATCCAGCGCGTCCAGCAGACCGTCGCGCTGGCCCTGCGGCGCGGCTGGGACGTCGACGCCCTGCTCGCCGCCGCCGGGATCGCGCCGGACCTGCTGGCCGAGGGCCGCTCCCGGGTCACCGCCGCGCAGCTCGCCTCGGTGATCCGGGCGCTGTGGCGCGCCACCGACGACGAGCTGCTCGGGTTCGGGCTGGCGCCGGTCCCGCGCGGCACCGCCCATCTGCTGGCGCACGCCATGATCACCGCGCCCGATCTCGGCGGGATGCTGCGGCGGTGCCAGGGGTTCCGGCGCGCGGTTCCGGGGTTCCCGCCGCCGGAGCTGACCACCGACGGCGAGCGGGCCAGGTTCACCTGCGACGTCCAGGCCGTCGAGGATCCCGTTCCGCTGCTGGTCGACACCATGCTCGCGGTCGTCCACCGGTTCCTCGGCTGGGCGATCGGGAAACGGCTGCCGCTGCACGTCGTCGAGGTGCCCTACCGGCGGCAGCCGGAGATCGACGACCACGACCTGATCTTCGGCGCCCCGATGGCGTTCGGCGCCGACCGCCCGGGCCTGGTGTTCGCCACCCGGTGGCTCGCGGCACCGATCGTGCGCGGCGCGGACGAGCTCGACGGCTACCTGCGCGACTCGCCGGCCCGCTTCCTCACCGATGGCGGGTACAGCACCACGCTCACCGGCCAGGTCCGGGCGCGGATGGCGCGTGGCCTGGGCGGTGCGTGGCCGGGTGTCGAGGAGATCGCCGCCGGGCTGGCGATGAGCCCGCAGACGCTGCGCCGCCGGCTGCGGGAGGAAGGCACGTCCGCGCGGGAGATCCGGGAGCAGATCCTGCGCGACGCCGCCATCGCCGGGCTGGTGCGCGGGCAGGAGACGGTGCAGGCCCTCTCGCGCCGGCTCGGCTTCTCCGAGCCCAGCACCTTCTCCCGGGCCTTCCGGCGCTGGACGGGCAGCCCGCCCGGCGCGTACCAGCGCCGGAACGCCTGA
- a CDS encoding YiiD C-terminal domain-containing protein, whose amino-acid sequence MATADADLAEFMNAVIEHGVPPMHALGIRVVELRPGYVLGAAPLAGNGNHLGTMYAGTLFGLAEMLGGALFVASFDVERFHPTVKDVRIRYRRPATTDVRAEASLGADTIARLRREAEDHGKAEFVLDATITDAAGEVVAGTTGTYQVRANAVRTIGS is encoded by the coding sequence GTGGCGACCGCGGATGCCGATCTGGCGGAATTCATGAATGCCGTGATCGAGCACGGCGTCCCGCCGATGCACGCGTTGGGGATTCGCGTCGTCGAGCTGCGGCCCGGATACGTGCTCGGGGCGGCTCCGCTGGCGGGAAACGGCAACCACCTGGGCACGATGTACGCCGGTACTTTGTTCGGCTTGGCCGAAATGCTGGGCGGCGCGTTGTTCGTCGCGAGTTTCGACGTCGAACGGTTCCACCCGACGGTGAAGGACGTCCGGATCCGGTACCGGCGTCCGGCCACCACCGACGTGCGGGCCGAGGCATCCCTCGGCGCGGACACGATCGCCCGGCTGCGGCGCGAGGCGGAGGACCACGGCAAGGCCGAGTTCGTGCTCGACGCGACGATCACCGACGCCGCCGGCGAGGTTGTCGCCGGTACCACGGGCACCTACCAGGTCCGGGCGAACGCCGTGCGAACGATCGGATCGTGA
- a CDS encoding aldehyde dehydrogenase family protein produces the protein MDETASSIDVRSPADGRLLASVGRTDAATVARTVADLRAAQPEWEALGPRERARWLRRYRDWLLDHAGDLARLLQDETGKAWPEARAEPAYPVHVINYYAKHAARFLATERPRPASLLVANKRQERLLRPYPVVGVISPWNFPLALAMMDALPALIAGAAVAIKPSEFTPLATLAAVAGWREIGAPAVLACVTGAGESGAALVDQVDFVQFTGSERTGRRIAERAGARLVPCGLELGGKDAMIVLADADVERAARGAVFGALYNAGQTCVSVERVYVAAEVHDRFVAAVVAEVGRLRLGAATPGYGVDVGAIVSARQTEIVAEHVADARERGARVLTGGMRRGEHGYEPTVLVAVDHSMACMREESFGPLLPIMKVADADEAIRLANDSPYGLSASVWTRDRALARRLAPRLEVGAVNVNDVIVNLLALPLPHGGWKASGLGARNGGPYGIRKYCRAQAVLSEWFPLPVTPHWFPYTRGKAELFARFMRAAGTRDARRLWRAIASGSREW, from the coding sequence GTGGACGAAACCGCAAGCAGCATCGACGTGCGATCGCCGGCCGACGGCAGACTGCTCGCGTCGGTCGGCCGCACGGACGCCGCGACGGTGGCGCGCACCGTCGCGGACCTGCGTGCCGCGCAGCCGGAGTGGGAAGCACTCGGGCCGCGCGAGCGCGCCCGCTGGCTCCGCCGCTACCGCGACTGGCTGCTCGACCACGCCGGCGACCTGGCCCGGTTGCTGCAGGACGAGACCGGCAAAGCGTGGCCGGAGGCCCGCGCCGAACCCGCCTACCCGGTCCACGTGATCAACTACTACGCGAAGCACGCCGCACGCTTCCTGGCGACTGAACGCCCCCGCCCGGCCTCGCTGCTGGTGGCGAACAAGCGGCAGGAACGGCTGCTGCGCCCCTACCCGGTGGTCGGGGTGATCTCGCCGTGGAACTTCCCGCTCGCGCTGGCCATGATGGACGCGCTGCCCGCGCTGATCGCGGGCGCCGCCGTGGCGATCAAGCCGTCGGAGTTCACCCCGCTCGCCACCCTGGCCGCCGTCGCGGGGTGGCGCGAGATCGGCGCCCCCGCGGTCCTCGCCTGCGTGACCGGGGCGGGGGAGAGCGGCGCGGCGCTGGTCGACCAGGTGGACTTCGTCCAGTTCACCGGCTCCGAGCGCACCGGCCGCCGCATCGCCGAGCGGGCCGGGGCGCGCCTGGTCCCGTGCGGGCTGGAGCTCGGCGGCAAGGACGCGATGATCGTGCTGGCCGACGCCGACGTCGAGCGGGCCGCCCGGGGTGCGGTGTTCGGTGCGCTGTACAACGCGGGGCAGACGTGCGTGTCGGTGGAGCGGGTCTACGTGGCCGCCGAAGTCCACGACCGGTTCGTGGCCGCCGTCGTTGCCGAGGTGGGGCGGTTGCGGCTCGGTGCGGCCACGCCCGGCTACGGCGTCGACGTCGGCGCCATCGTCAGCGCCAGGCAGACCGAGATCGTTGCCGAGCACGTCGCCGACGCCCGCGAGCGCGGCGCACGCGTGCTGACCGGCGGGATGCGCCGGGGCGAGCACGGCTACGAGCCGACCGTGCTGGTGGCCGTCGACCACTCGATGGCCTGCATGCGCGAGGAGAGCTTCGGGCCGCTGCTGCCGATCATGAAAGTCGCCGACGCCGACGAGGCGATCCGGCTGGCCAACGACTCGCCCTACGGGCTGTCGGCGAGCGTCTGGACCCGCGACCGGGCCCTGGCGCGCCGGCTGGCACCCCGGCTGGAGGTGGGCGCGGTCAACGTCAACGACGTCATCGTCAACCTGCTGGCGCTGCCGCTGCCGCACGGCGGCTGGAAGGCCTCCGGGCTCGGCGCCCGCAACGGCGGACCGTACGGAATCCGCAAGTACTGCCGCGCCCAGGCGGTGCTCTCGGAGTGGTTCCCGCTGCCGGTCACCCCGCACTGGTTCCCCTATACCCGGGGAAAGGCAGAACTGTTCGCCAGGTTCATGCGAGCCGCCGGCACCCGTGACGCGCGCCGGCTGTGGCGGGCGATCGCGAGCGGCAGCAGGGAGTGGTGA
- a CDS encoding DUF5994 family protein, whose protein sequence is MTFLSESTAGPVVGSPAVERRLRVKPPGAVKGCFDGGWWPRSREPVAEFSALVTALAADSGPVDRIGFNPGVWDLAPRTLALESGLVRLAGFFGLDRHTIVVIGPRIRRLTLLVVPAGADQAAAERALEAAAAPDAVGSAVLILTTSGALGPPTGTA, encoded by the coding sequence ATGACGTTCTTGTCGGAGAGCACGGCGGGGCCCGTGGTCGGCTCGCCGGCCGTCGAGCGGCGGCTGCGGGTGAAACCGCCGGGTGCGGTCAAGGGCTGCTTCGACGGCGGCTGGTGGCCACGCTCGCGGGAGCCGGTCGCGGAGTTCAGCGCGCTGGTGACCGCGCTCGCCGCGGACTCGGGCCCGGTGGACCGGATCGGCTTCAACCCGGGTGTGTGGGACCTGGCGCCCCGGACGCTCGCGCTCGAGAGCGGTCTCGTCCGGCTGGCGGGGTTCTTCGGCCTGGATCGGCACACGATCGTCGTGATCGGACCGCGCATCCGCCGGTTGACCCTGCTGGTGGTCCCGGCCGGCGCCGACCAGGCCGCGGCGGAGCGAGCGCTGGAAGCGGCCGCCGCGCCGGACGCGGTGGGTTCCGCCGTGCTGATCCTGACCACCAGCGGCGCCCTCGGCCCGCCCACCGGGACGGCTTGA
- a CDS encoding universal stress protein, with the protein MAEKAKAAVIAGVDASEGSLRAVRWAAQEAARRPTGLRLLHACVIEPGDGSGVLPEHVTRRTRHAAKIARTAAPGLEVEIDVRLGLAVDLLLAESVTAPLLVLGSQRPGGPRGALVGSVALRVAAAAKCPVVFFRGHADPRGPVLVGVDSSPASAEALHFAADWAAARGVPLVVAHAARRRTPSIEPSFTDQRAEDRRKLEELVAGWARKHPRLEITTRVVDDGEPARALIGITPGAQLIVVGSRGRLAGALPGSTGNDLLAHATCPVAVVH; encoded by the coding sequence ATGGCCGAAAAGGCGAAGGCCGCGGTGATCGCCGGGGTGGATGCCTCGGAGGGGTCGCTGCGCGCGGTCCGGTGGGCGGCGCAGGAAGCGGCCCGGCGCCCCACCGGCCTGCGGTTGCTCCACGCCTGTGTGATCGAGCCGGGCGACGGGTCCGGAGTCCTGCCCGAACACGTGACCCGTCGGACGCGCCACGCGGCGAAGATCGCCCGCACCGCGGCACCGGGCCTCGAGGTCGAAATCGACGTGCGGCTCGGGCTCGCGGTCGACCTGCTGCTCGCCGAGTCGGTGACCGCGCCCTTGCTCGTGCTCGGCTCGCAGCGCCCCGGCGGCCCGCGGGGCGCCCTGGTCGGTTCGGTCGCCCTCCGGGTCGCCGCGGCCGCGAAGTGCCCGGTGGTCTTCTTCCGCGGCCACGCCGACCCGCGGGGCCCGGTCCTGGTCGGCGTGGACTCCTCACCGGCGAGTGCGGAAGCGCTGCACTTCGCGGCCGACTGGGCGGCCGCGCGCGGGGTACCGCTGGTCGTGGCGCACGCCGCCCGCAGACGGACACCCAGCATCGAACCCTCCTTCACCGACCAGCGGGCCGAGGACCGGCGCAAGCTCGAGGAGCTGGTCGCCGGCTGGGCACGGAAGCACCCCCGGCTCGAGATCACGACGCGGGTCGTCGACGACGGTGAGCCGGCTCGCGCGCTGATCGGGATCACGCCCGGCGCCCAGCTGATCGTGGTCGGCAGCCGCGGCCGGCTCGCCGGTGCCCTGCCGGGATCGACGGGCAACGACCTGCTCGCGCACGCCACCTGCCCGGTCGCCGTCGTGCACTGA
- a CDS encoding glycoside hydrolase family 130 protein: MTKLFVPGEEAPETRSRAGALIARVLALPEGSVDSTVDRVLAGFAGRHRDLLAVLEHNASIMSHRLVDPRSLDARRRLLLGAYFTHEYAVEAAALCNPSLVAHPRQDGLSPGQVRVVLSLRGIGEGHISSIGFATGVLGPGTRAEWHSRSGPVSAGERRPDSWSRSWLRAALDHDDCDNEITATVTATLPDPFGQYELDHALATLDPRLLERAGAAGTTQRIRELAASGYTVGFPGDTDLAQRLLWPVGPTETHGMEDARFVRFTDDDGVTGYRATYTAYNGATVTPRLLESADLTSFSALALTGPAARNKGMALFPRLVGGRHLALCRGDGETMSLATSSDGRSWSGEVPLHGPTAAWELLQVGNCGSPLETPSGWLVLTHGVGPMRTYAIGALLLDLADPARIVGALPEPLLFPDEDERDGYVPNVVYSCGGLIHDGTLWLPYGSSDTRVALATVPVAALVARLEVAGA; this comes from the coding sequence ATGACGAAGCTGTTCGTACCGGGCGAGGAAGCACCGGAGACCCGGTCGCGGGCGGGTGCGCTGATCGCGCGCGTCCTCGCCCTGCCGGAAGGTTCGGTCGATTCCACAGTGGACCGGGTACTGGCCGGTTTCGCCGGCCGCCACCGGGATCTGCTCGCGGTTCTCGAGCACAACGCGTCGATCATGAGCCACCGGCTCGTCGATCCCCGCTCTCTCGACGCGCGGCGCCGGCTGCTCCTCGGCGCGTACTTCACGCACGAGTACGCGGTCGAGGCGGCCGCGCTGTGCAACCCGTCCCTGGTGGCGCACCCCCGGCAGGACGGGCTGTCGCCCGGGCAGGTGCGAGTGGTGCTCAGCCTGCGCGGGATCGGCGAAGGGCACATCTCCTCGATCGGGTTCGCTACCGGCGTCCTGGGGCCCGGGACGCGCGCGGAGTGGCATTCCCGGTCCGGGCCGGTGAGCGCGGGCGAGCGCCGCCCGGACTCCTGGAGCCGCTCGTGGTTGCGCGCCGCCCTGGACCACGACGACTGCGACAACGAGATCACCGCCACCGTGACCGCGACCCTCCCCGATCCCTTCGGCCAGTACGAGCTCGACCACGCGCTCGCCACCCTCGATCCGCGCCTGCTCGAACGCGCCGGGGCGGCCGGCACGACCCAGCGCATCCGCGAACTCGCCGCCTCCGGCTACACGGTGGGCTTTCCCGGCGACACCGATCTCGCGCAACGGCTTCTGTGGCCGGTCGGCCCGACCGAAACCCACGGTATGGAGGACGCTCGCTTCGTCCGCTTCACCGACGACGACGGCGTGACCGGTTACCGGGCCACCTACACCGCGTACAACGGCGCCACCGTGACACCCCGGCTGCTGGAAAGCGCCGACCTGACGTCGTTCAGCGCGCTCGCCCTCACCGGACCGGCGGCCCGCAACAAGGGGATGGCGCTGTTCCCCCGGCTCGTCGGCGGCCGGCACCTCGCGTTGTGCCGCGGGGACGGGGAAACGATGAGCCTGGCGACCTCGTCCGACGGCCGGTCCTGGTCCGGTGAAGTGCCGCTGCACGGCCCGACGGCGGCCTGGGAGCTGCTGCAGGTCGGCAACTGCGGCTCGCCGCTGGAAACGCCGTCGGGCTGGCTGGTGCTCACCCACGGCGTCGGCCCGATGCGGACCTACGCCATCGGCGCGCTGCTGCTCGACCTCGCCGACCCGGCCCGGATCGTGGGCGCGCTCCCCGAGCCGCTGCTCTTCCCGGACGAGGACGAGCGTGACGGCTACGTCCCCAACGTCGTCTACTCCTGCGGCGGCCTGATCCACGACGGCACGCTTTGGCTGCCCTACGGCAGCAGCGACACCCGGGTCGCGCTGGCCACCGTGCCGGTGGCCGCCCTCGTCGCCCGGCTCGAAGTAGCGGGTGCTTGA
- a CDS encoding MaoC/PaaZ C-terminal domain-containing protein — MSDGAQETTAAYPLDRLDVWGEEHEFAVEAERTIAYAKATNDPIARHLDGTCAPPVFAVVPAMVVMTDATMSVVPDELMLRILHGEHDFRLHRPIVPGETLAVRAKPVGVHGKESGVVVTTLVETRSRTHGDLVNEQYFIGFFRGGAFDGGVGVPAPDHAFPAGLREREPGFTAVQRFDEDQTFRYAGPAGDPMPIHTDDEFARAMGLPGIIVHGLCTIAFTSHALITRISPDDPGRLKRLAVRLTKPGLPKETITTSVWPAGDGAYAFETAGDERPGKFLITDGRAEFA, encoded by the coding sequence ATGTCCGATGGAGCACAGGAAACCACCGCGGCCTACCCGCTCGACCGCCTCGACGTGTGGGGCGAGGAACACGAATTCGCGGTCGAGGCCGAGCGGACCATCGCGTACGCGAAGGCCACCAACGACCCCATCGCCCGGCACCTCGACGGCACCTGCGCGCCGCCGGTGTTCGCCGTGGTGCCCGCCATGGTGGTGATGACCGACGCCACCATGTCCGTGGTGCCGGACGAGCTGATGCTGCGCATCCTGCACGGCGAGCACGACTTCCGGCTGCACCGGCCGATCGTGCCGGGCGAGACGCTGGCGGTGCGGGCCAAGCCGGTCGGCGTCCACGGCAAGGAGTCCGGCGTCGTGGTCACCACGCTGGTGGAGACGCGCAGCCGCACCCACGGCGACCTGGTCAACGAGCAGTACTTCATCGGCTTCTTCCGCGGTGGCGCGTTCGACGGCGGCGTCGGCGTCCCCGCGCCGGACCACGCCTTCCCGGCCGGACTGCGCGAGCGCGAGCCCGGCTTCACCGCGGTGCAGCGGTTCGACGAGGACCAGACGTTCCGCTACGCCGGGCCCGCCGGTGACCCGATGCCGATCCACACCGACGACGAGTTCGCCCGGGCGATGGGCCTGCCCGGGATCATCGTCCACGGCCTGTGCACGATCGCGTTCACCTCGCACGCGCTGATCACGAGGATCAGCCCGGACGACCCGGGCCGGCTCAAGCGGCTCGCGGTGCGGCTGACCAAGCCGGGCCTGCCGAAGGAAACCATCACCACCAGTGTGTGGCCGGCCGGCGACGGCGCCTACGCGTTCGAGACGGCCGGTGACGAGCGACCCGGCAAATTCCTGATCACCGACGGCCGCGCCGAGTTCGCGTAG